A genomic segment from Rahnella aceris encodes:
- a CDS encoding M81 family metallopeptidase, whose translation MRIAVSGIHIECSTYNPVLNEEKDFTVVRDAQLLASPRFRFLQDYPATFLPTIHARAIAGGPVARATYDKFKAEMLAGLEARKPFDGLYLAMHGAMYVEGLEDAEGDWIAAARKAVGPDCPISVSYDLHGNVSQRIIDAIDMFSTYRTAPHIDVEETMRRSVAMLVKHLQTGVKPTLLWVPVPVVLPGERTSTEDEPAKSLYARLPEMDEVDGVWDSSLMVGYVWADEPRATAAVIMTGTDRTGLEQQATQLAQAYWDAREDFVFGCETDTVEACVKKAIASETRPVVLADSGDNPTGGGVGDRADVLQELIKQYAQNTIVAGIADAPATDAAFNAGVGSILTLTLGASLDHSSPQVKGEFEVVFLLDALAPADRQAVLRIGGIDVVVSARRRPYHNISDFTVLELDPHTADIVVVKSGYLSPELAPIASPNLMALSNGVVDQFVERLPRHRKPRKTFPFDRDFSYVPQVQLSSRSK comes from the coding sequence ATGCGTATAGCGGTCAGCGGTATCCATATTGAATGCAGCACTTACAATCCGGTGCTTAACGAGGAAAAGGATTTCACCGTCGTGCGTGATGCGCAGTTACTGGCATCACCGCGCTTTCGTTTTTTGCAGGACTATCCTGCGACGTTTTTACCGACCATTCACGCCCGTGCTATTGCCGGTGGTCCGGTAGCGCGTGCGACGTACGATAAATTCAAAGCGGAAATGCTGGCGGGTCTGGAGGCGCGAAAACCGTTCGACGGTTTGTATCTGGCGATGCACGGCGCGATGTATGTTGAAGGGCTGGAGGATGCCGAAGGTGACTGGATTGCCGCGGCGCGTAAAGCCGTCGGGCCGGATTGCCCGATCAGCGTCAGTTATGATCTGCATGGCAACGTGTCACAACGCATTATTGACGCCATTGATATGTTTTCGACTTACCGCACTGCGCCGCATATTGATGTGGAGGAAACCATGCGCCGTTCTGTCGCCATGCTGGTAAAGCATCTGCAAACCGGCGTAAAACCGACGCTGCTGTGGGTGCCGGTACCGGTGGTGTTACCCGGCGAGCGCACCAGTACGGAAGATGAACCGGCGAAAAGTTTGTACGCCCGTTTGCCGGAAATGGATGAAGTTGACGGCGTATGGGACAGCTCACTGATGGTGGGTTATGTGTGGGCGGATGAGCCGCGTGCGACGGCGGCGGTGATCATGACCGGCACCGACCGTACTGGGCTGGAGCAGCAGGCCACTCAACTGGCACAGGCTTACTGGGACGCACGGGAAGATTTTGTGTTCGGCTGCGAAACCGACACCGTTGAGGCCTGTGTGAAAAAAGCGATTGCCAGTGAAACGCGGCCGGTGGTGCTGGCGGATTCCGGCGATAATCCGACAGGTGGCGGTGTCGGTGACCGCGCGGATGTGTTGCAGGAACTGATCAAACAGTATGCGCAGAATACCATTGTGGCCGGGATTGCTGATGCACCGGCAACCGATGCGGCATTCAATGCCGGTGTCGGGTCAATACTGACGCTGACACTTGGCGCGTCGCTCGATCATTCCAGCCCGCAGGTGAAAGGTGAATTTGAAGTCGTCTTTCTGCTTGACGCACTGGCACCGGCTGACCGTCAGGCCGTGCTGCGCATTGGCGGAATTGATGTGGTGGTGTCGGCGCGCCGCCGCCCGTATCACAACATCAGCGACTTTACCGTGCTGGAACTGGATCCGCATACCGCGGACATTGTTGTCGTGAAATCCGGCTATCTGTCACCGGAACTGGCACCGATTGCCAGCCCGAACCTGATGGCGCTGTCGAATGGCGTGGTCGATCAGTTTGTCGAACGCCTGCCACGCCATCGCAAACCGCGTAAAACTTTCCCGTTTGACCGTGACTTCAGCTACGTGCCGCAGGTGCAGCTTTCCTCCAGGAGCAAATGA
- a CDS encoding ABC transporter permease, producing the protein MSAIITQLPRRKPRTLRLFRWLWRHPAVALGGFIVSLIVLMGLFAPLITRHDPYAQDLIDTLLSPNASHWFGTDDYGRDIFARVIYGARISIIEVVLSVGLAMIIGIPLGIIAGMAGRYTDMIIMWFMDMLFAFPGIVLAILVVSILGGGLVNLLIAISLFAIPVYARLSRNLTLGLKQMEYVEAAQALGLSNYRIIVHYILRNAIGPIIVQSTLTAGTVILAAASLSFLGLGVQPPMPEWGTMMSDGRNFLGINIYLSLFPGLAIMLTVLGFNVLGDGLRDLLDTRS; encoded by the coding sequence ATGTCTGCCATTATCACGCAATTACCCCGTCGCAAACCGCGCACGTTGCGGTTGTTCCGCTGGTTATGGCGTCATCCGGCCGTGGCTCTCGGGGGATTTATTGTCAGCCTGATCGTGCTGATGGGCTTGTTTGCGCCATTGATCACCCGTCACGATCCTTACGCACAAGACCTGATTGATACCCTGCTTTCTCCGAATGCAAGTCACTGGTTCGGTACGGATGATTATGGCCGCGATATCTTCGCCAGAGTGATTTATGGTGCGCGGATTTCGATTATCGAAGTGGTACTGAGCGTCGGGCTGGCAATGATTATCGGCATTCCGCTGGGAATTATCGCCGGCATGGCGGGCCGTTATACCGACATGATCATCATGTGGTTTATGGACATGCTGTTTGCTTTTCCGGGCATCGTGCTGGCCATTCTGGTGGTCAGTATTCTCGGCGGCGGGCTGGTGAACTTGCTGATCGCGATTTCATTATTTGCCATTCCGGTATATGCACGCCTCAGCCGTAACCTGACGCTCGGTTTAAAGCAGATGGAATACGTGGAAGCCGCGCAGGCGCTGGGTTTATCAAATTACCGTATTATCGTGCATTACATTTTGCGCAATGCCATCGGGCCGATTATCGTGCAATCGACGCTGACTGCCGGCACGGTGATTCTCGCCGCCGCCAGTCTGTCATTTCTGGGGCTTGGCGTGCAGCCGCCGATGCCGGAATGGGGTACCATGATGAGCGATGGCCGGAACTTCCTCGGCATTAATATTTACCTTTCGCTGTTCCCCGGTCTGGCCATTATGCTGACCGTGCTTGGTTTTAACGTACTGGGCGACGGACTGCGAGATTTACTGGACACACGCTCATGA
- the dapF gene encoding diaminopimelate epimerase encodes MIFHRYHGLGNDYLVCHHRVAALLSNQQIRRICDRHYGIGSDGLLIDNDDADIPSLRIINPDGSEAEKSGNGLRIYARYLFDIGRVAHEPFLVNTPGGQVRCEVTDGAHQVIVDMGQAKFSPAALPASVEGDEALALPIVAGGHNLSATLVSMGNPHCVIRVDKLDLDLVKQLGSEIETLAIFPKRTNVQFAQVLDRNNISIGIWERGAGYTLASGSSSCAAASAMRKLGLVDDHVTVHMPGGKLAISFSGDFQVNMRGPVQKIAIITLDNDCFRDMPA; translated from the coding sequence ATGATTTTTCACCGCTATCACGGACTGGGTAACGATTATCTGGTCTGCCATCACCGCGTCGCCGCCCTGCTCAGTAACCAGCAAATCCGGCGCATCTGCGATCGTCATTACGGCATCGGTTCCGACGGTTTGCTGATCGACAATGACGATGCAGATATCCCCTCCCTGCGTATTATCAATCCTGACGGTTCAGAAGCTGAGAAAAGCGGCAACGGTCTGCGTATTTATGCGCGTTATTTGTTTGATATTGGCCGCGTCGCGCATGAGCCGTTTCTGGTGAATACACCGGGCGGGCAAGTACGTTGCGAAGTCACCGACGGCGCCCATCAGGTGATCGTGGATATGGGGCAGGCAAAATTCTCGCCAGCCGCTCTACCCGCCAGTGTAGAAGGCGATGAAGCTCTCGCGCTACCCATCGTCGCGGGCGGGCATAATCTCAGTGCGACGCTGGTATCCATGGGCAATCCGCACTGCGTGATCCGGGTGGACAAACTGGATCTGGATTTAGTAAAGCAACTCGGCTCAGAGATTGAAACGCTGGCGATTTTCCCGAAACGTACCAACGTGCAGTTCGCGCAAGTCCTTGATCGCAACAATATCAGCATCGGCATCTGGGAGCGCGGCGCGGGTTATACGCTGGCTTCCGGCAGCAGCAGTTGCGCGGCAGCCAGCGCGATGCGCAAACTCGGGCTGGTGGATGACCATGTCACGGTACATATGCCGGGCGGAAAACTCGCCATCAGTTTCAGCGGCGACTTTCAGGTCAACATGCGTGGCCCGGTGCAGAAAATCGCCATAATTACCCTCGATAACGACTGCTTCCGGGATATGCCGGCATAG
- a CDS encoding ROK family transcriptional regulator: MLTTLQRQILGAVNAAGGLSRTELAQSSGMSKAAIGGVVREMIEAGFLHEAETVPGSGQGRPSVRLVVHPDGAWFAGVSLLQNPAQMALINLHGEILSRVSFAADADPQQLAANIASALPALLEPHPEAAKKLVGLGVTLSGLIDEHQSTCVQSALLGWRDVPLARLISQATGMDVAIENDAKALAVSEKSFGQARDLSSFTLVSHGAGIGSAHFIAGQLHRGLHGGAGEIAHCTLELNGSPCRCGKRGCLDTLASLNAIAEMAKAEGLDASTIGGLEQLAMQGQTAAIRILHRAGSALGLAISHLIQINDPDLILIAHQDADFSGLFGTVVHQSVEANVLPGNAGKTPVRTFTLNDDTWARAAASIAAHRFLVGLKPV, from the coding sequence ATGCTAACAACTTTGCAACGTCAGATTTTGGGCGCAGTGAATGCCGCAGGCGGTTTAAGCCGTACCGAACTGGCGCAGTCCTCAGGAATGAGTAAAGCGGCTATCGGCGGCGTGGTACGCGAGATGATCGAGGCCGGTTTTCTGCATGAGGCAGAAACGGTGCCGGGCAGCGGACAGGGGAGACCGTCGGTACGTCTGGTCGTGCATCCTGACGGCGCGTGGTTTGCCGGTGTTTCTTTGCTGCAAAATCCGGCGCAAATGGCCCTGATCAATCTGCATGGCGAAATACTTTCGCGGGTGTCTTTTGCTGCTGATGCGGATCCGCAACAACTGGCAGCCAATATCGCCAGCGCCTTACCGGCGTTACTCGAGCCTCATCCCGAGGCGGCAAAAAAGCTGGTCGGGCTGGGCGTGACGCTATCGGGTCTTATTGATGAGCATCAGTCGACCTGCGTGCAGTCGGCGTTGCTGGGCTGGCGGGATGTGCCGCTGGCCAGGCTGATTTCGCAGGCGACAGGCATGGACGTGGCTATTGAAAATGACGCCAAAGCGCTGGCGGTAAGCGAGAAAAGTTTTGGTCAGGCGCGGGATCTGAGCAGCTTTACGCTGGTCAGCCACGGGGCGGGGATTGGCAGCGCGCATTTCATCGCCGGGCAATTGCATCGTGGTTTACACGGCGGTGCAGGGGAGATCGCGCACTGCACGCTGGAGCTGAACGGTTCACCATGCCGCTGCGGCAAGCGCGGTTGTCTCGACACGCTGGCCTCCCTCAATGCTATTGCGGAAATGGCCAAAGCTGAAGGGCTGGATGCTTCCACGATCGGCGGGCTGGAACAACTGGCGATGCAGGGCCAGACGGCGGCAATCCGTATTTTGCACCGTGCCGGTTCTGCGCTGGGCCTGGCGATATCGCATCTGATTCAAATCAATGACCCGGACCTGATCCTGATTGCCCATCAGGATGCCGATTTTTCCGGGCTGTTCGGCACGGTTGTACATCAGTCTGTTGAAGCCAATGTGTTGCCGGGCAACGCCGGTAAAACACCGGTTCGTACTTTTACCCTAAACGACGACACCTGGGCGCGCGCGGCGGCGAGTATAGCCGCACATCGCTTTCTGGTTGGTCTGAAGCCTGTCTGA
- a CDS encoding ABC transporter substrate-binding protein — translation MKITRYIRRPLPLTLLSSALLAAFSLPVFAATLNVMQNEAPRSMDPGNQTATFTGTVLDPMYEGLLRMSPQLKPEAALATSWSSDESGLVWTFKLRSGVTFHDGTPFNADAVVANFARHLDTKRGLAASGRLRTFLDSVTKTDDSTVVFKLKKPYPAFLNLLTTGACLMVSPAADKTGTLDSKAVGTGPYKMVQYKTGEFVLEEKYPGYWGDKAAGPDDIKWTWSAEPSVMNMALQAGETDVINPVPPQFARVLKNNPKFSLHESPGAAVFWVALNTDLKPLSDVRVRQALNYATDRDGLVRAIMSGFAQPANSPLAPVTAGYDKTLNPYPLDLAKAKALLKEAGVADGFTMSIAVQGQDARIGQVLQSMWAKIGVKLDVRIMESGVWTKAAFADQAGKKADNTGAVLASWSSGANGADLQLRPLYYSKSFAPGGANLGFFSDPKLDDMLDKAASTLDENTRNAIYVDAQKEINQQAPQVLLYYQNDLYATGTNISGVTMIPGGQIVVKDAQKK, via the coding sequence ATGAAGATTACCCGTTATATCCGGCGTCCCTTACCGTTAACGCTGCTGAGCAGCGCCCTTCTCGCCGCGTTTTCGCTGCCGGTGTTTGCCGCCACGCTGAACGTGATGCAAAACGAAGCGCCGCGCAGTATGGATCCGGGCAACCAGACCGCGACCTTTACCGGCACGGTACTGGATCCAATGTATGAAGGTCTGCTGCGTATGTCGCCGCAACTCAAACCGGAAGCGGCGCTGGCGACCTCGTGGAGCAGCGATGAAAGCGGGCTGGTGTGGACCTTCAAACTGCGCAGTGGCGTCACTTTCCACGACGGTACACCGTTTAACGCTGACGCCGTTGTCGCCAACTTTGCCCGCCATCTCGATACCAAACGCGGGCTGGCCGCCAGCGGACGTCTGCGTACTTTCCTTGACAGCGTCACCAAAACCGACGATTCCACCGTTGTCTTCAAACTGAAAAAACCCTATCCCGCCTTCCTGAATTTACTGACTACCGGCGCCTGTCTGATGGTCAGCCCTGCAGCGGATAAAACCGGTACGCTGGACAGCAAAGCGGTCGGCACCGGACCGTACAAAATGGTGCAGTACAAAACCGGCGAATTCGTGCTGGAAGAAAAATATCCGGGTTACTGGGGTGATAAAGCCGCCGGGCCGGACGACATTAAATGGACCTGGAGCGCTGAGCCTTCGGTCATGAACATGGCGTTGCAGGCGGGTGAAACCGACGTCATCAACCCTGTGCCGCCACAATTTGCCCGCGTACTGAAAAATAATCCTAAATTCAGTTTGCATGAAAGCCCGGGTGCCGCCGTGTTCTGGGTTGCGCTGAATACCGACCTTAAACCCCTGAGTGACGTCCGCGTCCGTCAGGCACTGAACTATGCCACCGACCGCGACGGACTGGTGCGCGCCATCATGTCCGGTTTCGCACAACCGGCGAATTCCCCGCTGGCACCGGTGACCGCCGGTTATGACAAAACACTGAACCCGTATCCGCTGGATCTGGCAAAAGCCAAAGCCCTGCTCAAAGAAGCCGGTGTGGCTGACGGTTTCACGATGTCGATTGCCGTACAGGGCCAGGATGCCCGTATCGGTCAGGTGCTGCAAAGCATGTGGGCGAAAATCGGCGTGAAACTTGACGTGCGGATCATGGAAAGCGGCGTGTGGACTAAAGCCGCGTTTGCCGATCAGGCCGGTAAAAAAGCCGATAACACCGGTGCGGTGCTGGCTTCCTGGTCTTCCGGCGCCAACGGCGCAGATCTGCAACTCCGTCCGCTGTATTACAGCAAAAGCTTCGCACCCGGCGGCGCAAATCTGGGCTTCTTCAGTGACCCGAAACTGGACGACATGTTAGACAAAGCCGCCTCAACGCTGGATGAAAACACCCGCAACGCGATTTACGTTGACGCCCAGAAAGAAATTAACCAGCAGGCACCGCAGGTGCTGTTGTATTACCAGAATGATTTGTACGCCACCGGCACGAATATTTCAGGTGTCACGATGATCCCGGGTGGACAAATTGTGGTGAAAGATGCACAGAAAAAATAA
- a CDS encoding ABC transporter ATP-binding protein encodes MTPTTGQPENRQPVLSVKHLTTSFRGEDDWLPVVRDLSFDVYPGETLAIVGESGSGKSVTSLSVMRLLKAQSSRIEGDVWLNQRSLLALSDKQMRDIRGNDMAMIFQEPMTSLNPTFSIGRQIAESLKRHRGMSSSEARAETLRLLEKVRIPNATKRFDEYPHQFSGGMRQRVMIAMALALKPKLLIADEPTTALDVTIQGQILDLIKTLQEEEGMAVLFITHDMGVVAEIADRTLVMYRGEAVESGVTEDIFHRPQHPYTRALLAAVPKLGSMQGRDWPLRFPQINLQTGEASVPGEVAGTVASGLTPLLSVKNLSARFPVYGGIFNRQVGAVHAVENISFDLFQGETLSLVGESGCGKSTTGRAVTRLLKPHSGAIDFDGFDVMNLGKRDILQMRQRIQMIFQDPFASLNPRMRIGDALIEPMLQHKLHNRSDAKEKAASLLQKVGLSPDMLRRFPHEFSGGQRQRICIARALTLDPKVIVADESVSALDVSVKAQVVNLLLDLQESMNLSYLFISHDMAVVERVSHRVAVMYLGEIVEIGPRAAIFDNPQHAYTRKLMASVPVPDPSRRMLKRQMQVDELKSPVRDNGYIPPQRQYQEVSAGHFVQV; translated from the coding sequence ATGACCCCGACCACCGGACAACCGGAAAACCGTCAGCCCGTGCTGAGCGTGAAACATCTCACTACCTCGTTTCGCGGCGAAGACGACTGGCTGCCGGTGGTACGCGATTTGTCGTTTGATGTCTATCCCGGCGAAACGCTGGCGATCGTCGGCGAATCCGGTTCGGGAAAAAGCGTGACGTCGTTGTCGGTGATGCGCTTGCTGAAAGCACAAAGCAGCCGGATTGAGGGTGACGTCTGGCTGAATCAGCGCAGTTTGCTGGCGCTTTCGGATAAGCAGATGCGTGATATTCGCGGCAATGACATGGCGATGATTTTCCAGGAGCCAATGACGTCGCTCAATCCTACATTCAGTATCGGCAGGCAAATCGCCGAAAGTCTCAAACGGCACCGGGGCATGTCATCTTCCGAAGCGCGGGCAGAAACTCTGCGGTTGCTGGAAAAAGTCCGTATTCCCAATGCAACCAAAAGGTTTGATGAATATCCCCATCAGTTTTCCGGCGGCATGCGCCAGCGCGTGATGATCGCCATGGCGCTGGCGCTGAAACCGAAATTACTGATTGCCGACGAACCCACGACCGCGCTGGATGTGACCATTCAGGGACAGATTCTGGACCTGATTAAAACGTTGCAGGAAGAAGAAGGGATGGCGGTGTTGTTTATCACGCACGATATGGGCGTGGTGGCGGAAATCGCTGACCGCACGCTGGTGATGTATCGTGGTGAAGCGGTGGAAAGCGGGGTGACGGAGGATATTTTCCATCGCCCGCAACATCCTTATACCCGTGCTTTGCTGGCCGCCGTGCCGAAACTCGGGTCGATGCAGGGGCGTGACTGGCCGTTGCGTTTTCCGCAAATCAATCTGCAAACCGGTGAGGCAAGCGTGCCGGGGGAAGTGGCAGGAACGGTCGCTTCGGGGCTGACGCCATTGCTCTCGGTGAAAAATCTCAGCGCACGTTTCCCGGTGTATGGCGGCATCTTCAACCGTCAGGTCGGTGCGGTACATGCGGTAGAAAACATCAGCTTTGATTTATTCCAGGGTGAAACGCTGTCGCTGGTGGGGGAATCCGGTTGCGGAAAATCCACTACCGGCCGCGCGGTAACACGGCTGCTGAAACCACACAGCGGCGCGATTGATTTCGACGGTTTTGATGTGATGAATCTGGGCAAGCGCGATATTTTACAGATGCGGCAGCGGATTCAGATGATATTCCAGGATCCGTTTGCCAGCCTGAATCCGCGTATGCGTATTGGTGACGCGCTGATTGAACCGATGCTGCAACATAAACTGCATAACCGCAGCGATGCAAAAGAGAAAGCCGCGTCGTTACTGCAAAAAGTCGGACTGTCGCCGGACATGCTGCGCCGCTTTCCGCACGAGTTTTCCGGTGGTCAGCGCCAGCGGATTTGTATTGCACGCGCGCTGACGCTCGATCCGAAAGTGATTGTCGCGGATGAATCAGTCTCCGCGCTGGATGTGTCGGTGAAAGCGCAGGTGGTGAATTTGCTGCTCGATTTGCAGGAAAGCATGAATCTGTCGTACCTGTTTATTTCGCATGATATGGCGGTGGTCGAGCGGGTGAGTCATCGCGTGGCGGTGATGTATCTCGGTGAGATTGTGGAGATTGGCCCGCGTGCGGCGATATTCGATAATCCCCAGCATGCCTATACGCGAAAACTGATGGCGTCAGTGCCGGTGCCGGATCCGTCGCGCAGAATGCTTAAGCGGCAAATGCAGGTCGATGAGCTGAAAAGCCCGGTGCGCGATAACGGCTATATTCCGCCGCAAAGGCAATATCAGGAAGTCTCAGCAGGGCATTTTGTTCAGGTTTGA
- a CDS encoding GNAT family N-acetyltransferase: protein MQSFTVPVASPPLAITTSRLILRQWQDKDFEPFAAMNADPQVMEFFPSVLAREKSDEMAIRCRDLITERGWGIWVVELRETGEFMGFVGLHTPGYNLPFNPCVEVGWRLRADAWGQGFCTEAARAALDAGFIQLGLNEIVAFTALPNVRSQAVMKKLGMVCDPEENFMHPVIEEGHWLREHCLYRLKRV, encoded by the coding sequence ATGCAGTCTTTTACCGTCCCCGTTGCATCGCCGCCGCTGGCTATCACCACATCGCGACTGATTTTGCGCCAGTGGCAGGATAAAGATTTTGAACCTTTTGCCGCCATGAACGCGGATCCGCAGGTGATGGAATTTTTCCCGTCAGTGCTGGCCCGTGAAAAAAGTGATGAAATGGCGATCCGCTGTCGGGATTTGATCACTGAACGTGGGTGGGGGATCTGGGTGGTTGAGTTACGTGAAACCGGCGAGTTTATGGGCTTCGTCGGGTTGCATACACCGGGATATAACCTGCCGTTCAACCCGTGCGTTGAAGTCGGCTGGCGTTTACGGGCGGATGCGTGGGGACAGGGTTTTTGCACCGAAGCTGCCCGCGCTGCGCTGGATGCCGGGTTTATTCAGCTAGGGCTCAACGAAATTGTGGCATTTACAGCGCTGCCGAATGTCCGCTCACAGGCAGTGATGAAAAAGCTGGGAATGGTGTGCGATCCCGAAGAGAACTTCATGCATCCGGTGATTGAGGAAGGGCACTGGTTGCGGGAACATTGTTTGTATCGGCTAAAACGGGTCTGA
- a CDS encoding ROK family protein, with the protein MSSAVFCADIGGSFIKFGVSRYSGEVEECGKVPTPVASWNDFVNAMQNLIDTYGADLPAGTPLAISTAGLVSPQTGEMLATNIPAFTGHSLAQDLSAALDRPVTAANDADCFALAEAHAGNAQHQSVVAAIILGTGVGGGLVINSQLVRGHGGVTGEWGHGAITRTELTIDNKKYAVPRLKCGCGQTGCLDMLGGARGMERLHQHFHSQQNTSLEIVTGWLNGHPGCSLTVSAWLELVAEPLALLVNILGPSRIVAGGGLASAKELIAALDVKVRGGVLHTYAEPLLIPGKFLTDGGLVGASVLGRMQS; encoded by the coding sequence ATGAGTTCTGCAGTTTTTTGCGCCGATATCGGCGGTTCATTTATTAAATTTGGTGTTTCACGTTATTCCGGCGAAGTGGAAGAATGCGGCAAAGTGCCGACACCCGTTGCCTCATGGAATGATTTCGTTAACGCCATGCAAAATCTGATCGACACGTATGGTGCTGATTTACCGGCTGGCACACCACTGGCGATTTCCACCGCCGGGCTGGTCTCCCCCCAAACCGGCGAAATGCTGGCCACCAACATTCCCGCGTTCACCGGACATTCTCTGGCGCAAGATCTCAGTGCTGCGCTGGACCGTCCGGTCACCGCCGCCAACGATGCAGATTGTTTTGCCCTCGCTGAAGCCCATGCCGGTAACGCACAACATCAGTCCGTCGTGGCGGCGATTATTTTAGGTACCGGCGTCGGCGGAGGACTGGTGATCAACAGCCAGCTCGTCCGCGGTCACGGCGGCGTCACCGGCGAATGGGGACACGGTGCGATTACCCGCACAGAACTGACGATTGACAACAAAAAATACGCCGTTCCGCGCCTGAAATGTGGCTGCGGCCAGACTGGCTGCCTCGATATGCTCGGCGGTGCGCGTGGCATGGAACGTTTGCATCAGCATTTTCACAGCCAGCAAAATACCAGTCTGGAGATTGTCACCGGCTGGCTGAACGGGCATCCCGGTTGTTCGCTGACCGTAAGCGCCTGGCTGGAACTGGTCGCCGAACCGCTGGCGCTGCTGGTCAACATCCTCGGCCCTTCCCGTATCGTCGCGGGCGGCGGGCTGGCCTCGGCAAAAGAACTTATCGCGGCGCTGGATGTGAAAGTACGCGGCGGTGTGCTGCACACTTATGCAGAACCGTTGCTGATACCGGGGAAATTTTTGACCGACGGCGGATTAGTGGGGGCATCGGTACTGGGGAGAATGCAGAGTTAG
- a CDS encoding ABC transporter permease — MKAYLAKKLIAFPVILIGVSMLIFVSIRALPGDPARLMAGPEATQEAVDAMRVRLGLDQPLVTQYLHFAGDVLHGNLGISLQSQQPVTQEIGERMPYTLMLAVLAYFLAVAVGVPAGMIGAVYRNRWPDFGVMLLAIAGASIANFWLGLMAMNTFSVNLGWLPLLGATSWKSYILPSVTLAVLPMAVMARMTRSSMLDVLSEDYIRTARAKGLSATTVYCSHAFRNALIPIVTIVALNFGSLIGGAVVTESVFNWPGIGRLLVDSVRYRDYPVIQGVALVAVCGVVVMNLLGELLIAFLNPKIRFD; from the coding sequence ATGAAAGCCTATCTTGCCAAAAAGCTCATCGCCTTCCCGGTCATCCTGATCGGGGTGTCGATGCTGATTTTTGTGTCCATCCGCGCGCTGCCGGGCGATCCGGCGCGTCTGATGGCCGGGCCTGAAGCGACACAGGAAGCGGTCGATGCCATGCGCGTTCGTCTCGGGCTGGATCAGCCGCTGGTGACGCAATATCTGCATTTTGCCGGTGATGTGTTGCATGGCAATCTCGGCATCTCGCTACAGTCGCAGCAGCCGGTCACGCAGGAAATCGGGGAACGAATGCCGTATACCCTGATGCTGGCGGTGCTGGCGTACTTTCTGGCTGTAGCGGTTGGCGTTCCGGCGGGCATGATAGGCGCGGTTTACCGCAACCGCTGGCCGGATTTTGGCGTGATGTTACTGGCGATTGCCGGCGCGTCCATCGCCAACTTCTGGCTGGGGCTGATGGCAATGAATACTTTTTCGGTCAATCTCGGCTGGCTGCCGCTGCTCGGCGCGACATCATGGAAAAGCTACATTCTGCCTTCCGTGACGCTGGCGGTTTTACCCATGGCGGTGATGGCGCGCATGACGCGTTCCAGCATGCTGGATGTCTTGTCGGAAGATTATATCCGCACCGCGCGCGCCAAAGGTTTGTCCGCCACTACCGTGTATTGCAGCCATGCGTTTCGCAATGCGCTGATCCCGATTGTCACTATTGTGGCGCTCAATTTCGGCAGCCTGATTGGCGGCGCAGTCGTCACCGAATCCGTCTTTAACTGGCCGGGCATTGGTCGCCTGCTGGTGGATTCCGTGCGTTATCGCGATTATCCGGTCATTCAGGGCGTGGCGCTGGTCGCCGTCTGCGGCGTGGTGGTAATGAACCTGCTCGGTGAATTACTGATTGCTTTCCTGAATCCAAAAATAAGGTTCGATTAA